The following are from one region of the Erwinia billingiae Eb661 genome:
- the osmF gene encoding glycine betaine ABC transporter substrate-binding protein OsmF, which yields MSQRTGRTASLALAGLLALTATAQAADPVKVGSKIDTEGSLLGNIILQVLDKHGVKTVNKVQLGTTQVVRGAITAGELDIYPEYTGNGAFFFNDEKDPAWKNAKAGYEKVKKLDQEKNKLTWLTPAPANNTWTIAVRSDLADKNKLKSLDDLSAYLKKGGEFKLAASAEFIERADALPAFQKAYGFTLKQDQLLSLAGGDTAVTIKAAAQQTSGVNAAMAYGTDGPVAALGLQTLSDPKGVQPIYAPTPVIRDAVLKAYPQIADWLKPVFASLDEKTLQELNAKIAVEGQDAKTVAADYLQQKKLL from the coding sequence ATGTCGCAAAGAACAGGGCGCACAGCCTCACTGGCACTGGCCGGATTACTGGCTCTGACCGCAACCGCACAGGCGGCAGACCCGGTCAAAGTCGGTTCGAAAATTGATACCGAAGGATCGTTACTGGGCAATATCATCCTGCAGGTGCTGGATAAGCACGGGGTGAAAACGGTCAACAAGGTGCAGCTCGGCACCACCCAGGTGGTCAGAGGCGCGATCACCGCCGGCGAACTGGACATTTATCCCGAGTACACCGGCAACGGTGCCTTCTTCTTCAATGATGAAAAGGATCCTGCGTGGAAAAATGCCAAAGCAGGCTACGAGAAGGTGAAGAAGCTGGATCAAGAGAAAAACAAACTGACCTGGCTGACGCCGGCCCCGGCAAACAACACCTGGACGATTGCGGTACGCAGCGATCTGGCCGACAAGAATAAGCTGAAATCCCTCGACGATCTCAGCGCCTACCTGAAGAAGGGCGGTGAGTTCAAACTGGCGGCGTCGGCCGAGTTTATCGAACGCGCCGATGCGTTACCGGCGTTCCAGAAAGCCTATGGCTTCACCCTGAAACAGGATCAGCTGCTGTCTCTGGCCGGCGGTGATACTGCGGTGACCATCAAGGCGGCGGCGCAGCAGACTTCCGGCGTGAATGCGGCGATGGCCTATGGCACCGACGGCCCGGTAGCGGCGCTGGGACTGCAAACCCTGAGCGATCCAAAAGGCGTGCAGCCCATCTATGCGCCAACGCCGGTGATCCGCGATGCGGTGCTGAAAGCCTATCCGCAGATTGCCGACTGGCTGAAACCGGTCTTTGCCTCGCTGGACGAGAAAACGCTGCAGGAACTGAACGCAAAAATTGCCGTAGAAGGGCAGGATGCGAAAACGGTGGCGGCGGACTATTTGCAGCAGAAAAAACTGTTGTAG
- a CDS encoding ABC transporter permease, whose protein sequence is MRLQLHNRVLLTLAVLLAVAAASLPFLNYAPNRLVSGQPLPLHQLLQGVQWLLPVPVILLLLLAFLPVSRRHLVLTLLLSEGLFIALIAFSGHQATLLSQQGSPLARTSWGSGFWLSGGLCLLIAADTISRLTPQVFWRLLLNGQIWLPVIVFLLTGQLDQMALLKEYANRREVFDQAFSRHLLLLVGTLIPTLAIGIPLGWWCAKKAAVQSPVFAVLNVIQTVPSVALFGLLIAPLAGLARAFPWLSELGISGIGMAPALIALVLYALLPLVRSVVAGLQQVPKEVIETAEGMGMTRSQIFWQAEVPLALPVLLTGLRVIAVQTVGMAVIAALIGAGGFGAIIFQGLLSSALELVLLGVIPVIAMAVVIDALFKFVLSVIEAKRQ, encoded by the coding sequence TTGCGCCTCCAACTTCATAATCGGGTTTTGCTGACGCTGGCTGTGCTGCTGGCCGTTGCCGCAGCCAGCTTGCCCTTTCTGAATTACGCCCCTAACCGGCTGGTTTCCGGCCAGCCATTGCCGCTGCATCAGCTGTTGCAGGGCGTGCAATGGCTGCTGCCTGTGCCGGTCATTCTGTTGCTGCTGCTGGCTTTCCTGCCGGTTTCCCGTCGACATCTGGTGCTGACGCTGCTGCTGAGCGAAGGGCTGTTTATCGCCCTGATCGCCTTTAGCGGCCATCAGGCGACGTTACTTTCCCAGCAGGGCAGTCCACTGGCCAGAACCTCGTGGGGCAGTGGCTTCTGGCTGAGCGGCGGGCTCTGTCTGCTTATTGCGGCGGATACGATCTCCCGCCTGACGCCGCAGGTCTTCTGGCGGCTGCTGTTGAATGGTCAAATCTGGCTACCGGTCATCGTTTTTTTACTGACCGGTCAGCTGGATCAGATGGCGCTGTTGAAGGAGTACGCCAACCGTCGGGAAGTGTTCGATCAGGCATTCTCGCGCCATCTGCTGCTGCTGGTCGGCACCCTGATCCCGACGCTGGCCATCGGCATTCCGCTCGGCTGGTGGTGCGCCAAAAAAGCGGCGGTGCAGTCACCGGTGTTCGCCGTGCTGAATGTGATCCAGACCGTGCCTTCCGTGGCGTTGTTCGGTCTGCTGATTGCGCCGTTAGCCGGACTGGCCCGCGCCTTTCCCTGGTTATCCGAACTGGGGATCAGCGGGATTGGCATGGCGCCCGCGCTAATAGCCCTGGTGTTGTATGCACTGTTACCGCTGGTGCGCAGCGTGGTCGCCGGGTTGCAGCAGGTGCCGAAAGAGGTGATCGAAACCGCAGAAGGGATGGGCATGACCCGCAGTCAGATTTTCTGGCAGGCGGAAGTGCCGCTGGCGCTGCCGGTGCTGCTGACCGGCCTGCGGGTGATTGCGGTACAGACCGTCGGCATGGCGGTGATCGCCGCACTGATTGGCGCCGGCGGATTCGGGGCGATCATTTTCCAGGGCCTGCTCAGCAGCGCGCTGGAACTGGTGCTGCTGGGGGTGATCCCGGTGATCGCCATGGCGGTGGTTATCGATGCCCTGTTCAAATTTGTTCTTTCCGTTATTGAGGCGAAGCGCCAATGA
- a CDS encoding ABC transporter ATP-binding protein — MIHFNQVSKYFAGKAAVSELTLNIAKGEFTVLIGTSGSGKSTTLKMINRLIEHDRGTIEFAGEEIRSFNPQILRRRMGYAIQSIGLFPHWTVEKNIATVPALLNWSKQRIAERVTELLALLNLDEQFRHRFPHQLSGGQQQRVGVARALAADPEVLLMDEPFGALDPVTRGALQQEIARIHQISGRTIVLVTHDIDEALALADRLVLMDGGKVIQQGTPVELLTQPANDFVRDFFGRSELGIRLLSLGNVGAAARRGEWLEEEAIPEEMTLREALSQFIARQTDRLPVIDRQQKPLGVLHFADLLRQRRE, encoded by the coding sequence ATGATCCACTTTAACCAGGTCAGCAAATACTTTGCCGGAAAAGCGGCGGTCAGCGAGTTAACCCTGAATATCGCCAAAGGCGAATTTACCGTGCTGATCGGCACGTCCGGCTCCGGCAAGTCCACCACGCTAAAGATGATCAACCGGCTGATCGAACACGATCGGGGCACCATTGAATTTGCCGGTGAGGAGATCCGCAGCTTCAATCCGCAGATCCTGCGCCGCCGGATGGGCTATGCCATCCAGTCCATTGGCCTGTTCCCGCACTGGACGGTGGAAAAGAATATCGCCACCGTGCCGGCGCTGCTCAACTGGTCAAAGCAGCGGATTGCCGAGCGCGTCACCGAATTGCTGGCGTTGCTCAATCTCGACGAGCAGTTTCGCCACCGTTTTCCGCACCAGCTTTCCGGCGGTCAGCAGCAACGCGTTGGCGTGGCCCGCGCACTGGCGGCCGATCCCGAAGTGCTGCTGATGGATGAGCCGTTTGGCGCGCTGGATCCGGTTACGCGCGGCGCGTTACAGCAGGAAATTGCCCGTATTCACCAGATTTCTGGCCGCACCATTGTGCTGGTGACCCACGATATTGACGAAGCGCTGGCGCTGGCCGACCGACTGGTGTTGATGGACGGCGGCAAGGTGATCCAGCAGGGCACGCCGGTCGAATTGCTGACCCAGCCCGCCAACGACTTTGTGCGGGATTTCTTCGGGCGCAGCGAGCTGGGCATCCGCCTGCTGTCGCTGGGCAACGTTGGCGCGGCGGCGCGGCGCGGTGAATGGCTGGAAGAGGAGGCCATCCCGGAAGAGATGACCCTGCGTGAGGCGTTGTCGCAGTTTATCGCGCGCCAGACCGACCGCCTGCCGGTGATCGACCGCCAGCAGAAACCGCTGGGCGTGCTGCACTTCGCCGATTTGCTGCGGCAGAGGAGGGAGTAA
- a CDS encoding ABC transporter permease, with product MRWTRDPLLWLIAVFIALLVLLPYSQPLFASWFPELDRPMYRQDSFLQLALAHIELVAVSSLFAVIVGMGAGIFVTRPAGKEFRSLIETLVAAGQTFPPVAVLAIAVPIMGFGEKPAIIALFLYGLLPILQGTLAGIGAVPASAREIAEGVGMSSWQILRKVELPLAASVIVAGIRTSVIINIGTAAIASTVGAKTLGSPVIIGLSGFNTAYVIQGACLVALLAIVTDRLFERLQKRFRNG from the coding sequence ATGCGCTGGACTCGGGATCCGTTGCTGTGGCTGATCGCAGTGTTTATCGCGTTGTTGGTGTTGCTGCCTTACAGCCAGCCGCTGTTCGCCAGCTGGTTTCCAGAACTCGACCGGCCAATGTACCGGCAGGACAGTTTCCTGCAGCTGGCGCTGGCGCATATCGAACTGGTGGCGGTTTCCAGCCTGTTTGCGGTGATCGTCGGGATGGGGGCCGGGATTTTTGTCACCCGTCCGGCGGGAAAAGAGTTTCGTTCGCTGATTGAAACGTTGGTGGCCGCAGGGCAAACCTTTCCGCCGGTGGCGGTGCTGGCGATTGCGGTGCCGATCATGGGGTTTGGCGAGAAGCCGGCGATAATCGCGCTGTTTCTTTATGGCCTGTTGCCGATCCTGCAAGGCACGCTGGCGGGCATTGGCGCGGTGCCGGCCAGTGCCCGCGAAATTGCGGAAGGCGTGGGCATGAGTTCATGGCAGATTTTGCGTAAGGTCGAATTGCCGCTGGCAGCCAGCGTGATCGTGGCGGGGATCCGCACTTCGGTGATTATCAATATTGGCACGGCGGCGATAGCCTCAACCGTCGGTGCCAAAACATTAGGATCGCCGGTGATCATTGGACTCAGCGGGTTTAATACCGCCTATGTGATTCAGGGTGCCTGCCTGGTGGCGCTGCTGGCTATCGTCACCGATCGCCTGTTTGAGCGCCTGCAAAAACGCTTCAGGAACGGATAA
- a CDS encoding protein YohO, translating into MNLQKIGVIFIFLLMALGGIGGVMLTGYTLIIRS; encoded by the coding sequence ATGAACTTGCAAAAAATTGGCGTCATCTTCATCTTCCTGTTAATGGCGCTCGGCGGCATTGGCGGCGTGATGCTGACCGGTTATACCCTGATTATCCGTTCCTGA